The Gordonia terrae genome contains the following window.
CCCGAGTTCCCAGGCGAGTTCGGCGGTGAGCCGGATCAGCGCCGCCTTCGATGTTCCGTACGCCGCGATGACGCCGGTCGACCGCAGGCCCGCGACGGACGAGATGTTGACGACCGAACCACCGGTGTCCTTCATGCCCGCCCGGTAGGCCTCCTGGACGAATCCCAGCGCGGCGACCACATTGGTGTCGAACGTCTTGCGGTAGGCAGACAGGTCGGCATCCATCAGGGGGCCGGCCAGCGGTGCGATGCCGGTGTTGTTGACGAGGATGTGGATGCCGCCGCCCTGGGCGACGGCGGCGGCCACCGCGGCCGCCCGATCGTCGGCGTCGCCGGTGTTTCCCGCGCACGCGGAGACCGTCGCGCCGGGCACCGACTCCCGAATCCGGCCGGCGGCCTCCTCGAGGGGCTCGGCCTTGCGGCTCGTGATGACGACCGACGCCCCACGTCGGGCCAGCTCGGTCGCGATCGCCTCGCCGATGCCGCGACTGGCACCGGTGACCAGTGCGGAGCGGCCGGTCAGGTCGGAGGTCTGCGGAAAATTCTGCGGAATCGTTGTGGAGTGCGTCACGCCCCACACCGTATCGGGCCACCATGTCACCGCGGGCCGACTCGCGCATGCGGTGCGCCGGCCCGTGCGTGGACAAACCAGTGGCGCGGCACCGGTAGAATCGACCGTCGTGATCACCGCGACCGACCTGGAAGTGCGAGCGGGTGCTCGGACCCTGTTGTCGGCGCCCGGCGACGCCCTACGCATTCAGCCCGGCGACCGGATCGGCCTCGTGGGCCGTAATGGTGCCGGCAAGACCACCACGCTGCGCATCCTGGCCGGCGAGACCGAACCCTATGCGGGGTCGATCCGCCGGTCCGGCGAACTCGGCTACCTCCCGCAGGACCCCAAGGAGGGCGACCTCGACGTCCTGGCCAAGGATCGGGTGCTCTCCGCCCGCGGTCTCGACCAGATCCTGCGCGACATGGAGAAGCAGCAGGCGCAGATGGCCGAGGCCGCCGACGACAAGCTGCGTGACAAGGCCGTGGCGCGCTACGGCCGACTCGAGGAGCGGTTCGCGTCGCTCGGCGGGTACGTCGCGGAGTCCGAGGCGGCGCGGATCTGCAACAGCCTGGGGCTGCCCGATCGGGTGCTGAACCAGCCGCTTCGGACACTGTCCGGCGGGCAGCGGCGCCGCATCGAACTCGCGCGGATCCTGTTCGCGGCGTCGGACGGTTCGGGGAAGTCCGACACCACGCTGCTGCTGGACGAGCCGACCAACCACCTCGACGCCGATTCGATCGCCTGGCTCCGCAGCTTCCTGCAGAACCACGACGGCGGTCTCGTCGTGATCAGCCACGATGTGGATCTGCTGGCCGACGTGGTGAATCGGGTGTGGTTCCTCGACGCGGTGCGCGGTGAGGCCGACATCTACAACATGAGCTGGAAGCGATACCTGGATGCCCGGGCGACCGACGAGCAACGCCGTCGCCGGGAACGCGCCAATGCCGAGAAGAAGGCGTCCGCGCTGCGTGCGCAGGCCGCGAAGCTGGGTGCCAAGGCCACCAAGGCGACGGCCGCGCAGAACATGCTGAAGCGCGCCGAGCGGATGATCGATGCCCTCGACGACGAGCGGGTGGCCGACCGCACCGCGCGGATCCGGTTCCCCGAACCCGCCACCTGCGGCAAGACCCCGCTGATGACGTCCGGTCTGTCGAAGAGCTATGGCTCGCTGGAGATCTTCACCGGCGTCGACCTCGCGATCGACAAGGGCA
Protein-coding sequences here:
- a CDS encoding ABC-F family ATP-binding cassette domain-containing protein translates to MITATDLEVRAGARTLLSAPGDALRIQPGDRIGLVGRNGAGKTTTLRILAGETEPYAGSIRRSGELGYLPQDPKEGDLDVLAKDRVLSARGLDQILRDMEKQQAQMAEAADDKLRDKAVARYGRLEERFASLGGYVAESEAARICNSLGLPDRVLNQPLRTLSGGQRRRIELARILFAASDGSGKSDTTLLLDEPTNHLDADSIAWLRSFLQNHDGGLVVISHDVDLLADVVNRVWFLDAVRGEADIYNMSWKRYLDARATDEQRRRRERANAEKKASALRAQAAKLGAKATKATAAQNMLKRAERMIDALDDERVADRTARIRFPEPATCGKTPLMTSGLSKSYGSLEIFTGVDLAIDKGSRVVVLGLNGAGKTTLLRMLAGVEKPDTGQIEPGFGLKIGYFAQEHDTLDDQASVWENIRHAAPDAGEQDLRGLLGAFMFSGAQLDQPAGTLSGGEKTRLTLAGLVSSAANVLLLDEPTNNLDPISREQVLDALRSYTGAVVLVTHDPGAAAALDPQRVILLPDGTEDHWSEEYQELIELA
- a CDS encoding SDR family oxidoreductase; this translates as MWGVTHSTTIPQNFPQTSDLTGRSALVTGASRGIGEAIATELARRGASVVITSRKAEPLEEAAGRIRESVPGATVSACAGNTGDADDRAAAVAAAVAQGGGIHILVNNTGIAPLAGPLMDADLSAYRKTFDTNVVAALGFVQEAYRAGMKDTGGSVVNISSVAGLRSTGVIAAYGTSKAALIRLTAELAWELGPNIRVNAIAPSIVRTKFASVFTEGDNEARAAASYPMKRIGEPEDVARAVAFLASDESAWITGETLAVDGGMLATGGS